A single window of Flavobacterium sp. 140616W15 DNA harbors:
- a CDS encoding methylmalonyl-CoA mutase family protein — translation MEPQIPYIPKNKVRIVTAASLFDGHDAAINIMRRIIQSTGVEVIHLGHDRSVEEVVNTAIQEDANSIALTSYQGGHNEYFKYMYDLLHEKGAGHIKIFGGGGGVILPSEIAELHEYGITRIYSPDDGRSLGLQGMINDLVQRSDYPIGDKLTNEIDHIEDKNPTAIARLISAAENFPEIAKPVFDKIHKNNATSKIPVLGITGTGGAGKSSLVDELVRRFLIDFPTKTIGIVSVDPSKRKTGGALLGDRIRMNAINNSRVYMRSLATRQSNLALSKYVAEAIQVLKAAKYDIIILETSGIGQSDTEIMDHSDVSLYVMTPEFGAATQLEKIDMLDFADLVALNKFDKRGALDAIRDVKKQYQRNHNLWDKNPDDMPVFGTIASQFNDPGMNTLYKSIMDKIVEKTESDLKSTFEITREMSEKIFVIPPHRTRYLSEIAENNRKYDQTALSQQQVAQKLYGIFKTIESVTGKIPVITKAGIDDNSVILSGVEGLDENRVFLNLLLNQFDKVKMDLDPYNWEMILTWDEKVNKYKNPVYSFKVRDKEIKIATHTESLSHQQIPKIALPKYEAWGDILRWCLQENVPGEFPFASGLYPFKREGEDPSRMFAGEGGPERTNKRFHYVSAGLPAKRLSTAFDSVTLYGNDPDVRPDIYGKIGNAGVSICCLDDAKKLYSGFDLVHALTSVSMTINGPAPMLLGFFMNAAIDQQCEYYIKANDLEKEVEQKITKLYAAKGITRPKYQGDLPAGNNGLGLMLLGVTGDEVLPLDVYNDIKAKTLSQVRGTVQADILKEDQAQNTCIFSTEFALRLMGDVQEYFITQNVRNFYSVSISGYHIAEAGANPITQLAFTLSNGFTYVEYYLSRGMSINDFGPNLSFFFSNGVDPEYAVIGRVARKIWAKAMKIKYGANERAQMLKYHIQTSGRSLHAQEIDFNDIRTTLQALYAIYDNCNSLHTNAYDEAITTPTEESVRRAMAIQLIINKELGLAKNENPIQGSFIIEELTDLVEAAVLQEFDRITERGGVLGAMETMYQRSKIQEESLYYETLKHNGDFPIVGVNTFLSSKGSPTVIPAEVIRATEEEKQYQIDMLNNLHEYHKESVKDHLNILQEAAIKNENLFAHLMEATKVCSLGQITSALFEVGGQYRRNM, via the coding sequence ATGGAACCACAAATACCTTATATTCCTAAAAATAAAGTAAGAATTGTTACCGCTGCATCACTTTTTGATGGACATGATGCGGCAATAAATATCATGCGCCGTATTATTCAATCCACAGGAGTTGAGGTAATTCATTTAGGTCATGACCGAAGTGTTGAAGAAGTTGTAAATACAGCCATTCAGGAAGATGCAAATTCTATTGCGCTAACTTCGTATCAAGGGGGTCACAATGAATACTTTAAATATATGTATGATTTGCTTCATGAAAAAGGAGCTGGACATATCAAAATTTTCGGTGGTGGAGGTGGAGTAATTTTGCCAAGCGAAATTGCAGAATTGCACGAATACGGAATAACAAGAATTTATTCTCCAGATGATGGGCGTTCTTTGGGATTACAAGGAATGATTAATGATTTGGTACAACGTTCTGATTATCCTATTGGAGATAAACTTACAAATGAAATAGATCATATCGAAGATAAAAATCCAACGGCAATTGCGCGTTTGATTTCTGCAGCAGAGAATTTTCCAGAAATTGCAAAGCCTGTTTTTGATAAAATACATAAAAATAATGCTACATCTAAAATTCCTGTACTGGGAATTACAGGAACAGGTGGAGCGGGAAAATCTTCATTAGTAGATGAGTTAGTTCGTCGTTTTTTAATTGATTTTCCAACAAAAACAATAGGGATTGTATCTGTAGATCCATCGAAGCGTAAAACAGGAGGAGCGCTTTTAGGAGACAGAATCCGAATGAACGCTATTAATAATTCTAGAGTTTATATGCGTTCGTTGGCGACCAGACAATCAAATCTTGCTTTGTCTAAATATGTTGCCGAAGCGATTCAGGTTCTTAAAGCGGCTAAATATGATATTATCATTTTAGAAACTTCGGGAATCGGACAGTCAGATACTGAGATTATGGATCATTCTGATGTTTCCTTATATGTAATGACACCAGAATTTGGAGCAGCAACGCAATTAGAGAAAATCGACATGCTTGATTTTGCCGATTTAGTAGCATTAAACAAATTCGACAAACGTGGAGCGCTAGATGCAATACGTGATGTGAAAAAACAATACCAGCGCAATCATAATCTTTGGGATAAAAATCCTGATGATATGCCTGTTTTTGGAACAATTGCTTCGCAGTTTAATGATCCGGGGATGAATACATTGTATAAGTCTATCATGGATAAAATTGTCGAAAAAACCGAATCAGATTTAAAATCGACTTTCGAAATTACTCGTGAAATGAGCGAGAAAATATTCGTAATTCCACCACACAGAACACGATATTTATCTGAAATTGCAGAGAACAACCGTAAATATGATCAAACTGCTTTGTCACAACAACAAGTAGCACAAAAATTATACGGTATTTTTAAAACCATCGAAAGTGTTACGGGTAAAATCCCAGTAATCACAAAGGCAGGAATCGACGACAATAGTGTCATCCTGAGCGGAGTCGAAGGACTTGACGAAAACAGAGTCTTTTTAAATCTTTTACTAAATCAATTCGATAAAGTAAAAATGGATTTAGATCCATACAATTGGGAGATGATCCTAACTTGGGATGAGAAAGTAAATAAATATAAAAATCCTGTTTACAGCTTTAAAGTTCGTGATAAGGAAATAAAAATAGCCACACATACCGAAAGTTTATCGCACCAGCAAATCCCAAAAATAGCTTTACCTAAATATGAAGCTTGGGGAGATATCTTACGTTGGTGTTTGCAGGAAAATGTTCCAGGAGAATTTCCGTTTGCATCAGGATTGTATCCTTTTAAACGTGAGGGAGAAGATCCATCACGTATGTTTGCTGGAGAAGGTGGACCAGAAAGAACCAACAAACGTTTTCATTATGTGAGCGCGGGATTACCTGCAAAACGTCTTTCAACAGCTTTTGATAGTGTAACATTATATGGTAATGATCCCGATGTACGACCAGATATTTATGGTAAAATTGGAAATGCCGGAGTTTCTATTTGTTGTCTGGATGATGCCAAAAAACTATATTCAGGTTTTGATTTAGTTCATGCTTTAACATCAGTGAGTATGACTATTAATGGACCAGCGCCAATGTTGCTTGGATTCTTTATGAATGCAGCAATCGATCAACAATGTGAATATTACATTAAAGCCAATGATTTAGAAAAAGAAGTAGAACAAAAAATCACCAAATTATACGCAGCAAAAGGAATCACAAGACCTAAATACCAAGGCGATTTGCCAGCGGGAAATAATGGATTAGGATTAATGCTTTTGGGAGTTACTGGTGATGAGGTTTTACCTTTGGATGTATATAATGATATAAAAGCCAAAACGCTTTCGCAAGTACGTGGAACGGTGCAAGCCGATATTCTTAAAGAAGATCAGGCACAGAATACTTGTATCTTCTCTACCGAATTTGCTTTACGATTAATGGGAGACGTTCAGGAGTATTTTATTACGCAAAACGTACGTAACTTTTATTCGGTTTCTATCTCAGGATATCATATTGCAGAGGCAGGAGCCAATCCAATCACGCAATTAGCATTTACGCTTTCTAACGGATTCACTTACGTAGAATACTATTTGAGCCGCGGAATGAGCATCAACGATTTCGGACCTAACTTATCCTTCTTTTTCTCGAATGGAGTAGATCCAGAATATGCTGTTATTGGTCGTGTAGCACGTAAAATTTGGGCAAAAGCCATGAAGATTAAATATGGTGCAAACGAAAGAGCACAAATGCTTAAATATCATATTCAGACTTCAGGGCGTTCTTTACACGCACAAGAGATTGATTTTAATGATATTCGTACCACATTGCAAGCATTATATGCAATTTATGACAACTGTAATTCATTGCATACCAATGCATATGATGAGGCAATTACAACACCTACCGAAGAATCAGTTCGTCGTGCAATGGCAATACAATTGATTATCAATAAAGAATTAGGTTTAGCCAAAAACGAAAACCCAATACAAGGATCTTTTATAATCGAAGAATTAACCGATTTAGTAGAAGCGGCTGTTTTACAAGAATTCGACCGTATTACGGAGCGTGGAGGAGTTCTTGGTGCAATGGAAACCATGTACCAACGTTCTAAAATCCAAGAGGAAAGTTTGTATTACGAAACCTTAAAACATAACGGAGATTTCCCAATTGTAGGTGTAAATACTTTCTTGAGTTCAAAAGGATCACCAACAGTTATCCCAGCTGAGGTTATTCGTGCTACCGAAGAAGAGAAACAATATCAGATAGATATGTTGAACAACTTACACGAATATCATAAAGAATCGGTAAAAGACCATTTAAATATCTTGCAGGAAGCAGCTATTAAAAACGAAAACCTATTCGCTCATTTAATGGAAGCTACAAAGGTTTGTTCGTTAGGTCAAATTACTTCGGCATTGTTTGAAGTAGGAGGACAGTATAGAAGGAATATGTAA
- a CDS encoding reverse transcriptase domain-containing protein gives MAVNIPLEKNKDWFKLKRYPHIGFPLKSKNRAVWIEGYITNPEKIITHDFLPFIHKKSKVRKFRKSYCKKTGILKYSIVNGNKKTRSASTKERELYYAGHLDSLVYSYYAELLTKDYEKLISDKELSQVVTAYRKIPLKEKSKKNKCNIDFAVDVFKSIDEYPEDHFIAIAFDIKGFFDNLNHKKLRAKWNEVIGNLEGPMPKDHFNVFKNITRFSYIDLVDIFEEFQNNIFVKTTKNGKETVTRKRVSKVKYLKKSDAVAFCTKTEFISKSKKLVKKIRHIKDDVGVVVTKDFGIPQGSPISAILANIYMLDFDFEINEHLKGINGIYRRYSDDMVVVCPLDKKQEIIDLFNQKISEINLTIQNKKTQIFHFHRDNNLLKCGQEYENLINFDKNFIYLGLEYNGAQVTIKSASLSGYYRKMKRTIRRARHFSSTSTSKYPGELFKRRLLNRFTYKGATRRRKYIFNTKKKYFEVTQHFDWGNFLSYAYKAHTIKFSNKIKNQTKRHWNKLNKLLQ, from the coding sequence ATGGCTGTAAATATACCTTTAGAAAAAAACAAAGATTGGTTCAAATTAAAACGATATCCACATATTGGTTTTCCTTTGAAATCAAAGAATCGTGCTGTTTGGATCGAAGGTTATATAACAAATCCTGAAAAAATTATTACACATGATTTTCTTCCTTTTATTCACAAAAAAAGTAAAGTTAGAAAATTCAGAAAATCATATTGCAAAAAGACTGGGATTCTAAAATACAGTATTGTAAATGGAAATAAGAAAACTCGTTCAGCAAGTACCAAAGAACGCGAATTGTATTATGCTGGTCACCTCGATTCTTTGGTTTATAGTTATTATGCTGAATTACTAACCAAAGACTACGAAAAACTAATTTCTGACAAAGAACTATCTCAGGTCGTTACTGCGTATAGAAAGATACCTTTAAAGGAAAAATCAAAGAAAAACAAATGCAATATCGACTTTGCCGTAGATGTTTTTAAATCAATTGATGAGTACCCTGAAGATCATTTTATAGCCATAGCATTTGATATTAAAGGTTTCTTTGACAATTTGAATCATAAGAAGTTAAGGGCAAAGTGGAATGAAGTCATAGGGAATTTAGAAGGGCCAATGCCTAAAGATCATTTTAACGTTTTTAAAAACATTACACGATTTTCCTATATTGATTTGGTTGACATTTTCGAAGAATTCCAAAACAACATTTTTGTTAAAACAACGAAAAACGGTAAGGAAACGGTAACAAGAAAAAGAGTTTCAAAGGTCAAATATCTAAAGAAATCTGATGCTGTTGCATTTTGCACGAAAACAGAATTCATATCCAAAAGTAAAAAACTTGTAAAAAAAATCAGGCATATTAAAGATGATGTAGGTGTAGTTGTAACTAAGGATTTTGGAATTCCGCAAGGATCACCTATCAGTGCAATCCTAGCAAACATTTATATGCTAGATTTTGATTTTGAAATCAATGAGCATTTAAAAGGAATAAACGGTATATACCGAAGATATTCTGACGATATGGTTGTAGTGTGTCCTCTAGATAAAAAACAAGAGATCATAGATCTTTTTAATCAAAAAATTAGTGAAATCAATCTTACTATTCAAAATAAAAAGACACAGATTTTTCATTTTCATAGAGATAATAATTTATTAAAGTGTGGTCAAGAGTATGAAAACTTGATAAATTTTGACAAGAATTTTATATACTTAGGTTTAGAATATAACGGTGCTCAGGTAACAATTAAATCAGCAAGCTTATCTGGGTATTATAGAAAAATGAAACGAACTATAAGAAGAGCAAGACATTTTTCAAGTACTTCCACTAGTAAATACCCAGGTGAACTCTTTAAACGGAGATTATTAAATCGCTTTACTTACAAAGGTGCTACTAGAAGAAGAAAATATATATTTAATACTAAGAAAAAATATTTCGAAGTAACACAGCACTTTGATTGGGGAAACTTTTTATCATATGCTTACAAAGCGCACACCATAAAATTTTCTAATAAAATCAAGAATCAAACAAAAAGACATTGGAATAAATTGAACAAACTTCTACAATAA
- a CDS encoding helix-turn-helix domain-containing protein, with protein MSTLTKPNHIGRKISRIRELRDMKQEALAQALGTNQQAVSAIENSETIDEEKLIEVAKALGVTVDAIKNFTEEGVINYFNTFNESPNNYFGLNNCTFNPLDKLMETVEENKKLYERLLQAEKDKIEYLEKLLKGK; from the coding sequence ATGAGCACACTTACAAAACCAAATCATATAGGGCGAAAAATTAGCCGTATTCGTGAACTTCGTGATATGAAACAGGAAGCTTTGGCACAAGCTTTAGGAACTAACCAACAGGCTGTATCTGCTATCGAAAACAGTGAAACAATAGACGAAGAAAAACTAATCGAAGTAGCAAAAGCACTTGGCGTAACGGTTGATGCCATTAAGAATTTTACAGAAGAAGGTGTGATTAATTATTTTAATACTTTCAATGAAAGTCCTAACAACTATTTTGGACTTAATAACTGTACATTCAATCCGTTAGATAAATTAATGGAAACAGTAGAAGAAAATAAAAAACTTTACGAGCGTTTGCTTCAAGCTGAAAAGGATAAAATCGAATATTTAGAAAAATTACTAAAAGGGAAATAA
- a CDS encoding secretion protein — translation MKKILGLSLVLVIFLTTMSTYAIDGKGDYILNIKTGNGKVVSFTLNGEQKSSFSIFDNENHLIYKGIATNELEISKTLSLEAYPAGTYYLELQNNAKKVKHEIVVKSSKANKTTDETVNQSPAFRR, via the coding sequence ATGAAGAAGATTTTAGGATTAAGCTTAGTATTGGTTATTTTTTTGACAACGATGAGTACTTATGCAATTGATGGAAAGGGAGATTATATTTTAAATATAAAAACCGGAAATGGCAAAGTAGTTAGTTTTACCTTAAACGGGGAACAAAAATCAAGTTTTTCAATTTTTGACAACGAGAATCATTTGATATACAAAGGAATAGCTACTAATGAATTAGAAATTTCAAAAACATTAAGCTTAGAAGCATACCCTGCAGGAACGTACTACCTTGAATTACAGAACAATGCTAAGAAAGTAAAACACGAAATTGTTGTAAAATCTTCTAAAGCAAACAAAACAACTGACGAAACGGTTAATCAAAGCCCAGCTTTTCGTCGTTAA